CACACCGGGACCGGTGCGAAGGCTCCTCGACTCGGGAGTTCGCCATGAGGAACAACAGGAACTACGGCTTGTACGCGATCGCGGTCGCCATCGCCGTCGTCGGCGCTCTCGCCCTCGGCGTCCCGGTCGGCACCCTCGCCCTGCTCGGCATCGTCGCCGTCTGCCCGCTGATGATGTTCTTCATGATGCGTGGCATGCACGGCATGGGTGACGACGACCGGCGCCGCCACGACACCGACGACCGCGACCCGTTCCGCAAACGGGACGACCACCACGACCACCCTCTCCCCCGGTGAGGTGAGCACCGTGGGCGCCGTCCTCGCCCTCACGGCTGCCGCACTCGTCCTCGCAGCCGT
The window above is part of the Kitasatospora sp. HUAS MG31 genome. Proteins encoded here:
- a CDS encoding DUF2933 domain-containing protein; the protein is MRNNRNYGLYAIAVAIAVVGALALGVPVGTLALLGIVAVCPLMMFFMMRGMHGMGDDDRRRHDTDDRDPFRKRDDHHDHPLPR